One genomic window of Sphingobacterium oryzagri includes the following:
- the rlmD gene encoding 23S rRNA (uracil(1939)-C(5))-methyltransferase RlmD, producing the protein MGRRIPQDKRFIADVAIIDIAEEGKGVAKQDELVMFIEQAVPGDVADVELLRKKKNFAEGRLVALKQPSPYRVDPFCPHFGVCGGCKWQHMQYPAQLQFKQQYVDNALKRLGKVDTSAMEPILGSEKTEYYRNKLEFTFSNKRWLTNVDQEVPPADMNALGFHVPGRFDKILAIDHCFLQQDPSNGIRNAVYEFAMANEISFYDLRAHEGALRNLIIRTASTGEVMVIVVFAYPTSEQVTLLMDFVQQKFPHLASLLYIVNQKRNDTIFDQEIEVYAGRDFIYEEMEGLKFKVGPKSFYQTNSAQAYELYKITREFADLQGDELVYDLYTGAGTIANFVARAAREVVGVEYVPSAIEDAKINSEINGIANTKFYAGDMKDVLTAEFVAEHGKPDVVITDPPRAGMHADVVNRILEMEADKVVYVSCNAATQARDLALLQEKYAVERIKPVDMFPHTQHVENVVLLRLKKA; encoded by the coding sequence ATGGGTAGAAGAATTCCACAGGACAAGCGATTTATTGCTGATGTTGCTATTATCGACATCGCAGAGGAGGGCAAGGGTGTTGCCAAACAGGACGAATTAGTAATGTTTATTGAGCAGGCCGTTCCGGGTGATGTTGCCGATGTGGAATTACTACGTAAAAAGAAAAACTTTGCTGAAGGCCGATTGGTTGCGTTGAAACAGCCGTCTCCTTATCGTGTTGATCCGTTTTGTCCACATTTTGGCGTTTGCGGTGGTTGTAAATGGCAGCACATGCAGTATCCGGCGCAGCTACAATTTAAACAGCAATATGTGGATAACGCGCTCAAACGTTTGGGAAAAGTAGATACCAGCGCAATGGAACCGATTTTGGGCTCCGAAAAAACCGAATATTACCGTAATAAACTGGAATTTACCTTTTCGAACAAACGTTGGCTAACCAATGTCGATCAGGAAGTTCCGCCAGCAGACATGAATGCGCTAGGGTTTCACGTACCTGGGCGTTTTGATAAAATCTTGGCTATCGATCATTGTTTTTTACAACAAGATCCTTCCAATGGTATACGCAATGCAGTGTATGAATTTGCGATGGCCAATGAGATTTCGTTTTACGATTTGCGCGCGCATGAAGGCGCTTTGCGTAACCTCATTATTCGTACAGCGTCTACCGGCGAAGTGATGGTTATTGTAGTTTTTGCTTACCCAACAAGTGAGCAGGTTACGTTGTTGATGGATTTCGTCCAACAAAAATTTCCGCACCTGGCATCGCTATTATATATTGTTAACCAAAAGCGCAACGATACGATTTTTGATCAGGAGATTGAAGTATACGCCGGACGGGATTTTATCTACGAAGAGATGGAAGGCTTGAAGTTTAAGGTCGGTCCAAAATCTTTTTATCAAACCAACTCGGCACAGGCCTACGAATTATATAAAATTACGCGGGAATTTGCGGATCTGCAAGGCGACGAATTGGTGTACGATTTGTATACTGGCGCCGGCACCATTGCCAATTTTGTGGCCCGTGCAGCGCGCGAGGTGGTCGGCGTAGAGTACGTGCCGTCTGCAATTGAAGACGCTAAGATCAATTCCGAAATAAACGGAATCGCGAATACTAAATTTTACGCGGGCGATATGAAAGATGTGCTGACGGCAGAATTTGTTGCCGAGCACGGCAAGCCAGATGTTGTGATTACCGATCCACCGCGGGCTGGCATGCACGCAGATGTTGTGAACCGTATTCTGGAAATGGAAGCAGACAAGGTGGTGTACGTAAGCTGTAACGCCGCTACGCAAGCGCGCGATTTAGCTTTATTGCAAGAAAAATATGCTGTCGAACGTATTAAACCTGTAGATATGTTCCCACATACACAGCATGTGGAAAACGTCGTTTTACTTCGTTTAAAAAAGGCATAA
- a CDS encoding OmpA family protein translates to MKTSRKVAIYGLSVATSVMLFASCSTIQNTNSTTKGAVIGTAAGAGLGALIGGKAGNTAVGAIAGAAIGGVAGGLIGKKMDRQAKEIENTVAGAEVIKADEGIIVKFDEGILFDFNSSTLKSAAKTNIGNLVATLNKEPGTEILVIGHTDNVGTLAANQKVSESRAAAVKAYAVSQGLTGARVRTEGKNYSEPLASNDTDAGRAENRRVEIVIVAGDKMIQEAQSEAKN, encoded by the coding sequence ATGAAAACGAGTAGAAAAGTAGCTATATATGGCTTATCCGTTGCAACATCTGTGATGTTGTTTGCGAGTTGTTCAACTATACAAAATACAAACAGCACAACCAAAGGAGCAGTTATCGGTACGGCTGCTGGAGCTGGTTTAGGCGCGTTGATTGGTGGTAAAGCCGGAAACACAGCTGTTGGTGCTATTGCTGGCGCTGCGATAGGTGGCGTTGCTGGTGGTTTGATTGGTAAAAAAATGGACAGACAAGCCAAAGAAATCGAAAATACTGTCGCAGGAGCGGAGGTTATCAAAGCTGATGAAGGTATTATCGTAAAATTTGACGAAGGTATTTTATTTGACTTCAACAGTTCAACCTTGAAGTCTGCCGCAAAAACAAACATCGGTAATCTAGTTGCTACGTTAAATAAAGAGCCTGGTACCGAGATTTTAGTAATCGGGCATACCGACAATGTTGGTACGCTTGCTGCTAACCAAAAGGTTTCAGAATCACGCGCGGCAGCCGTTAAAGCTTATGCGGTATCACAAGGCTTAACAGGTGCACGTGTACGCACGGAAGGTAAGAATTACTCTGAGCCTTTGGCATCTAATGATACCGATGCGGGGCGTGCAGAAAACCGTCGTGTAGAGATTGTTATTGTCGCTGGTGATAAAATGATCCAAGAAGCACAGTCAGAAGCAAAAAATTAA
- the miaB gene encoding tRNA (N6-isopentenyl adenosine(37)-C2)-methylthiotransferase MiaB, producing the protein MLELEHTTKTHDEARQGEALELLPTGKSTGRKLYIESYGCQMNFSDSEIVASILLDKGFETTKDYKEADVVFINTCSIRENAEQRVRNRLKEFESAKTKNPGMVVGVLGCMAERLKSKFLEEEKLVDVVVGPDAYRDLPNLIEKVDDGAKAVNVLLSREETYADINPVRLNSNGISAFISIMRGCDNMCSFCVVPFTRGRERSRDVHSIVKEAEDLFAAGYKEVTLLGQNVDSYKFTEPVAEGETAKPAVNFAQLLAKVAEVSPELRVRFSTSHPKDITDEVLYTMARYENICKYIHLPVQSGNTRVLDLMNRTYDREWYMERVDAIRRIMPDCGISTDVITGFCTETEEEHAETLSMMDYVQYDFAYMFAYSERPGTLAAKRYEDDIPEEVKKRRLTEVVNKQQSHSLYRLQNYVGKVHKVLIEGFSKRSDQDYCGRNDQNTMMVFPVDARFKPGQYVHVSAERCTSATLMGHIVD; encoded by the coding sequence ATGCTAGAATTAGAACATACTACGAAAACGCACGATGAAGCGCGCCAGGGAGAGGCTTTAGAACTATTACCTACGGGCAAATCGACAGGGCGGAAATTGTATATTGAGAGTTATGGATGTCAGATGAATTTTTCTGATAGTGAGATCGTTGCTTCAATTTTGTTGGATAAAGGTTTTGAAACAACAAAAGATTACAAAGAGGCAGATGTGGTATTTATCAATACCTGCTCTATTCGGGAGAATGCCGAGCAACGTGTTCGTAACCGACTGAAAGAATTTGAATCCGCAAAGACCAAAAATCCAGGAATGGTAGTTGGCGTGCTCGGCTGTATGGCGGAGCGGCTAAAATCTAAATTTTTGGAAGAAGAAAAGCTTGTTGACGTTGTTGTTGGGCCAGATGCTTACCGGGATTTACCCAATCTGATCGAGAAGGTCGATGATGGTGCGAAAGCGGTAAACGTCTTGTTATCTCGGGAAGAAACCTATGCCGATATCAATCCGGTGCGTTTAAATTCTAACGGCATATCGGCGTTTATCTCCATTATGCGTGGCTGTGATAACATGTGTTCCTTCTGCGTGGTGCCGTTTACCAGGGGTCGGGAGCGCAGTCGTGATGTACACTCCATTGTGAAAGAGGCCGAAGATTTATTTGCAGCAGGCTATAAAGAAGTAACGTTATTAGGACAAAATGTCGACTCCTATAAATTCACCGAGCCGGTGGCCGAAGGCGAAACGGCAAAACCTGCGGTAAATTTCGCACAATTATTGGCGAAGGTAGCCGAAGTTAGCCCAGAGCTGCGCGTACGTTTTTCCACATCACATCCAAAAGATATTACCGACGAAGTGCTGTATACGATGGCTCGTTATGAAAATATCTGTAAATACATTCATTTGCCGGTACAGTCGGGAAATACACGTGTATTAGATTTGATGAATCGTACGTACGATCGCGAATGGTACATGGAGCGGGTAGATGCTATCCGTCGTATTATGCCAGATTGCGGTATTTCTACCGACGTAATTACTGGTTTCTGTACAGAGACGGAAGAAGAGCATGCCGAGACTTTGTCAATGATGGACTATGTGCAATATGACTTCGCTTACATGTTTGCTTATTCTGAGCGTCCGGGTACATTAGCCGCCAAGCGTTATGAAGATGACATTCCGGAAGAAGTAAAAAAACGCCGATTAACCGAAGTGGTTAATAAGCAACAGAGCCACAGCTTGTATCGCTTGCAAAACTATGTTGGCAAGGTGCATAAAGTGTTGATCGAAGGGTTTTCTAAACGTTCCGATCAAGACTATTGTGGTCGTAACGATCAGAACACCATGATGGTATTTCCGGTAGATGCACGTTTTAAACCAGGACAATACGTGCACGTGTCGGCCGAGCGTTGCACTTCTGCTACACTAATGGGCCATATCGTAGACTAG
- a CDS encoding sigma-54 interaction domain-containing protein — MDIQDIKNRFKIIGNSPLLNRAIDVAKQVAPTDISVLIQGESGSGKEVFSHIIHQLSSRKHGAFIAVNCGAIPEGTIDSELFGHEKGSFTGAHEARKGYFEVVDGGTIFLDEVGELPLGTQARLLRVLETGEYIRVGSSKVQKTNVRVVAATNVDVYEAVKKGKFREDLYYRLNTVPLRIPSLRERKEDVNLLFRKFIVDFSDKYHTPSIQLTPDGQDMLMNYSWPGNVRQLKNIAEQIAVLERERVVNASILSKYLPVEQISSLPALVKESSKEDFSERDILYKVLFDMKKDMVDLKKLVVELIQNGVNSGTFEENSPYINQLYNEVTPATAYLGEEMPSSKLTIHNPNQVAKANGDYMSYETQDAEEVEESLSLVDKESDLIKKALKKHKGKRKAAARELGISERTLYRKIKDLNLD; from the coding sequence GTGGATATTCAGGATATTAAAAATAGATTTAAAATCATTGGTAATTCGCCGTTGCTGAATCGTGCTATCGACGTCGCCAAGCAAGTGGCTCCCACGGATATTTCTGTTTTGATTCAAGGTGAAAGCGGATCAGGAAAGGAAGTTTTTTCGCATATTATACACCAGCTTAGTTCGCGAAAACATGGCGCTTTTATCGCCGTCAACTGTGGGGCGATTCCTGAAGGAACAATTGATTCCGAGCTTTTTGGACATGAAAAAGGATCGTTTACCGGTGCACATGAAGCGCGTAAAGGTTATTTTGAGGTGGTTGATGGCGGTACAATTTTTCTGGACGAAGTCGGCGAATTGCCCTTAGGTACACAGGCGCGCTTGTTGCGCGTGTTGGAAACGGGTGAATATATTCGTGTGGGATCTTCAAAAGTGCAGAAAACAAATGTACGTGTTGTTGCCGCCACCAATGTGGATGTGTATGAAGCGGTGAAGAAGGGCAAGTTTAGAGAAGATCTTTATTACCGCTTAAACACGGTGCCTTTGCGGATACCGTCTTTGCGGGAACGAAAAGAGGATGTCAACCTCTTGTTTCGCAAGTTCATCGTCGATTTTTCGGATAAATACCACACGCCCAGTATACAGTTGACGCCTGATGGGCAGGATATGCTGATGAATTACAGTTGGCCGGGTAATGTGCGCCAGTTGAAAAATATCGCAGAACAGATTGCTGTTTTAGAACGGGAGCGTGTTGTGAATGCGAGCATTTTAAGTAAATACTTGCCCGTTGAGCAAATATCCTCCTTACCCGCTTTAGTAAAAGAGAGCAGCAAAGAAGATTTCTCGGAGCGCGATATCTTGTATAAAGTTCTTTTTGATATGAAGAAGGATATGGTCGATCTCAAGAAATTGGTGGTCGAGTTGATCCAAAATGGTGTTAATTCGGGTACATTTGAAGAAAACTCACCGTATATTAACCAACTTTATAATGAAGTGACGCCCGCTACGGCATATCTGGGTGAGGAGATGCCATCGTCTAAGCTGACCATCCATAATCCCAATCAGGTTGCTAAGGCCAACGGCGACTATATGTCGTACGAAACGCAGGATGCTGAAGAGGTGGAAGAATCGTTGTCCTTGGTAGATAAAGAATCTGATTTGATCAAGAAAGCGTTGAAAAAACACAAAGGAAAGCGCAAAGCAGCCGCTCGTGAGCTTGGAATTTCCGAGCGCACCTTGTATAGAAAAATAAAAGACTTAAATTTAGATTAG
- a CDS encoding LptE family protein, translating to MQRLFKVFSLLSLVLLMAFSSCGVRYGFSGGSIPENMKTVNVQFFENIAPMVFPTLSQNFTEGLKERIRSQSRLSQVNGDADAMFEGVITGYDITPAAVEANSDRAALNRLTITVKVSYINRLDESGESNFEQSFTQFREFSGQVQQQEETLNTAIIQLLTEDIYNRAFANW from the coding sequence ATGCAAAGATTATTTAAGGTGTTTTCTTTACTGAGTCTCGTGCTCCTGATGGCTTTTTCAAGTTGTGGGGTGCGGTATGGCTTTAGTGGTGGATCTATTCCCGAGAATATGAAAACGGTGAATGTGCAGTTCTTCGAAAACATTGCACCGATGGTTTTTCCTACCTTGAGTCAAAACTTTACCGAGGGTTTAAAAGAGCGGATCCGTAGTCAGTCGCGCCTTAGTCAGGTAAATGGCGATGCCGATGCGATGTTTGAAGGTGTTATTACCGGATACGACATTACGCCGGCAGCTGTTGAGGCCAATTCTGACCGAGCGGCATTAAATCGTTTAACAATTACTGTTAAGGTGAGCTATATCAATCGCTTAGACGAATCAGGCGAAAGTAATTTCGAGCAGTCCTTCACGCAATTTAGAGAGTTTTCAGGCCAGGTTCAGCAGCAGGAAGAAACATTGAATACGGCCATTATACAGTTGTTGACAGAGGATATCTATAACAGAGCATTTGCAAACTGGTAG
- the secG gene encoding preprotein translocase subunit SecG has translation MQTFLIILIVLTSVLLALIVLIQNPKGGGLSSGFAGSSNLMGVQRTGDFLEKGTWGLAIALMVFCLAINIVGPSSGTNGGGLGDQIEAPAQTSPLNLNGPAQQQTPATSTPVAADTSN, from the coding sequence ATGCAAACATTTTTAATTATCCTGATTGTATTGACGAGTGTGTTGTTGGCACTGATCGTTTTGATTCAAAATCCGAAAGGTGGAGGTTTGTCATCAGGATTTGCGGGAAGCTCAAACTTGATGGGCGTTCAACGTACAGGTGATTTCCTTGAAAAAGGGACGTGGGGTTTAGCCATTGCTTTAATGGTTTTCTGTTTAGCGATCAACATCGTTGGTCCATCATCGGGCACTAACGGCGGCGGTTTGGGTGATCAAATCGAGGCACCAGCACAAACATCTCCTTTGAATTTGAACGGTCCGGCGCAGCAGCAAACACCAGCTACTAGCACTCCTGTAGCAGCAGATACAAGCAACTAA
- a CDS encoding co-chaperone GroES, giving the protein MALSIKPIGDRVVVEAAPAEEKTASGLYIPDTAKEKPSQGTIVAVGSGKPEEPLTVQVGDKVLYGKYAGTEITYEGKEYLIMRESDIYAVL; this is encoded by the coding sequence ATGGCATTAAGTATTAAACCTATCGGAGACAGAGTTGTGGTAGAAGCAGCTCCTGCAGAAGAAAAAACAGCATCAGGCCTTTACATTCCTGACACTGCAAAAGAAAAACCTTCTCAAGGTACTATCGTTGCAGTTGGATCAGGTAAGCCAGAAGAGCCCCTTACTGTACAAGTAGGCGACAAAGTTTTGTATGGCAAATACGCTGGTACAGAAATTACTTACGAAGGTAAAGAATATTTAATTATGCGTGAATCTGACATTTACGCGGTATTATAA
- the groL gene encoding chaperonin GroEL (60 kDa chaperone family; promotes refolding of misfolded polypeptides especially under stressful conditions; forms two stacked rings of heptamers to form a barrel-shaped 14mer; ends can be capped by GroES; misfolded proteins enter the barrel where they are refolded when GroES binds), translated as MAKQVRYNVEARDALKKGVDTLANAVKVTLGPKGRNVIIEKKFGSPMITKDGVTVAKEIDLKDALENMGAQMVKEVASKTADQAGDGTTTATVLAQAIVSPGLKSVAAGANPMDLKRGIDKAVAAVVANLKSQSQVVGADNNKIKQVATISANNDDVIGSLIAEAMEKVGNDGVITVEEAKGTETEVKTVEGMQFDRGYLSPYFVTNSDKMEAELESPYILIYDKKISNMKELLPILEKQVQTGKPLLIIAEDLDGEALATLVVNKIRGSLKVAAVKAPGFGDRRKAMLEDIAILTGGTVISEERGFKLENAELSYLGQAEKVVVDKDNTTIINGSGDAEDIKGRVAQIRSQIETTSSDYDREKLQERLAKLSGGVAVLYVGATTEVEMKEKKDRVDDALHATRAAVEEGIVAGGGVAFIRSVSALADLKGANEDETIGIEIIKRAIEEPLRQICNNAGIEGAVVVQKVKEGSADFGYNARTDVYENLIGAGVIDPTKVSRVALENAASIASMLLTTECVLADEPEENPVAAGGPPMGGGMGGMM; from the coding sequence ATGGCAAAACAAGTAAGATATAATGTAGAAGCTCGTGACGCACTGAAAAAAGGTGTAGACACATTAGCAAATGCAGTAAAAGTAACATTAGGTCCTAAAGGCCGTAACGTTATTATCGAGAAAAAATTTGGTTCTCCGATGATTACTAAAGATGGTGTTACTGTAGCTAAAGAAATCGATTTAAAAGATGCTTTAGAAAATATGGGTGCACAGATGGTAAAAGAAGTTGCTTCAAAAACGGCTGATCAGGCAGGTGACGGAACAACGACTGCTACTGTATTGGCGCAAGCTATCGTTTCTCCAGGTTTAAAATCTGTTGCGGCAGGTGCTAATCCTATGGATTTGAAACGTGGTATTGACAAGGCTGTAGCGGCTGTTGTAGCTAATTTGAAATCGCAATCACAAGTTGTTGGCGCTGACAATAATAAAATCAAACAAGTTGCGACGATTTCGGCTAACAATGATGACGTGATCGGTTCTTTGATTGCTGAAGCAATGGAAAAAGTTGGTAACGACGGTGTTATCACGGTAGAAGAAGCTAAAGGTACAGAGACGGAGGTTAAAACGGTAGAAGGTATGCAGTTTGACCGTGGTTATTTGTCTCCATATTTTGTAACCAACTCCGACAAAATGGAAGCCGAGTTGGAAAGCCCATATATCTTGATCTACGACAAGAAGATCAGCAACATGAAAGAATTGTTGCCTATTTTGGAAAAACAAGTACAAACAGGTAAACCATTGTTGATTATCGCTGAAGATTTAGATGGCGAAGCATTAGCTACATTGGTTGTTAATAAAATCCGTGGATCGCTGAAAGTTGCTGCAGTTAAAGCGCCAGGTTTCGGTGACCGTCGTAAAGCGATGTTAGAAGATATCGCGATCTTGACTGGTGGTACTGTAATTTCTGAAGAAAGAGGTTTCAAACTAGAAAATGCTGAACTTTCTTACCTAGGTCAGGCAGAAAAAGTTGTTGTTGATAAAGACAACACAACGATTATCAATGGTTCTGGTGATGCAGAAGATATCAAAGGACGTGTTGCACAAATTCGTTCGCAAATTGAGACAACGAGCTCAGATTACGACCGTGAGAAATTGCAAGAGCGTTTAGCGAAATTGTCTGGTGGTGTTGCTGTTCTTTATGTTGGTGCAACAACAGAAGTAGAAATGAAAGAGAAAAAAGACCGTGTTGATGATGCTTTGCACGCTACTCGCGCAGCAGTTGAAGAAGGTATCGTTGCTGGTGGTGGTGTTGCATTCATTCGTTCTGTTTCTGCTCTTGCAGATCTTAAAGGAGCAAACGAAGATGAAACAATCGGTATTGAAATCATCAAACGTGCTATCGAAGAGCCACTTCGTCAAATCTGTAACAATGCCGGTATCGAAGGTGCCGTTGTGGTACAGAAAGTGAAAGAAGGTTCTGCAGATTTCGGTTACAACGCGCGTACAGACGTTTACGAAAACTTAATTGGTGCCGGTGTTATCGATCCAACTAAAGTTTCCCGTGTAGCGTTGGAAAACGCAGCTTCTATCGCCTCCATGTTGTTAACAACAGAATGTGTTTTAGCTGATGAACCAGAAGAAAATCCAGTTGCTGCAGGTGGCCCACCAATGGGTGGCGGCATGGGCGGCATGATGTAA
- a CDS encoding zinc-dependent peptidase encodes MINEKFLLVILIVMVGVALIWYVFKYVGNKKYNAANVPDDARTKSILDAKVTFFQQLKPEAQQEFMDRVDYFLTTTKISAEKGAEVTDEDRILVAASATIPLFHFKQWSFENLDEVLIYPGTFNEKYDTEKTDNTILGMVGDGAMNRKMILSLASLRAGFSSSASTNNTAIHEFVHLIDKADGEVDGIPSYLISKELIKPWLQEMHRTIEAIRKDRSDIRDYAATNEAEFLAVVSEYFFQKPHKLQEDHPTLFNLLEEMYNKPHGTAST; translated from the coding sequence ATGATTAATGAAAAATTTTTACTAGTGATACTTATCGTTATGGTAGGCGTTGCTTTAATTTGGTATGTTTTTAAATATGTAGGCAATAAAAAATACAATGCGGCCAATGTACCCGATGATGCGCGTACAAAATCGATACTAGACGCGAAAGTGACTTTTTTTCAGCAATTGAAGCCGGAAGCGCAACAGGAGTTTATGGATCGCGTCGATTATTTTTTGACAACGACCAAAATATCGGCAGAAAAAGGTGCCGAAGTTACGGATGAAGATCGCATACTGGTGGCGGCGAGTGCGACCATACCATTATTTCATTTCAAACAGTGGTCATTTGAGAACCTCGACGAGGTGCTGATTTATCCGGGTACGTTTAACGAAAAGTATGATACAGAAAAAACGGATAACACGATTTTGGGCATGGTGGGCGACGGAGCGATGAATCGTAAAATGATTTTATCATTGGCATCGCTACGCGCAGGATTTTCTTCTTCGGCATCGACGAATAATACCGCCATTCACGAATTTGTACACCTGATCGATAAAGCCGATGGCGAAGTGGATGGTATACCGTCTTATCTTATTTCAAAAGAATTGATAAAACCTTGGCTACAAGAGATGCACCGCACTATTGAAGCGATTCGTAAAGATCGATCGGATATCCGGGATTATGCGGCAACCAATGAAGCCGAATTTCTCGCCGTAGTATCCGAATATTTCTTTCAAAAACCCCATAAGCTGCAAGAAGATCACCCCACACTTTTCAATTTGTTGGAAGAGATGTATAATAAACCCCACGGCACGGCATCAACGTGA
- a CDS encoding CD225/dispanin family protein: MQKYHYTDGTNSFGPFSITELQEKNITADTYVWTEGLPTWIPARQVPELAPILRTEDQPYFTASNQPPPAQFPNVGAPVYTQASGRPPKTYLIETILTTIFCCWPLGIASIIYASRVEKKFYAGDYLGAERDSANAKKWMWINVGACIVLWILYFLIFGVAMFGALVGGDSYSDF; this comes from the coding sequence ATGCAAAAATATCATTACACCGACGGAACAAATTCTTTTGGTCCATTCAGCATAACAGAACTTCAAGAAAAAAATATCACTGCAGATACGTATGTGTGGACCGAAGGTTTGCCTACGTGGATTCCTGCAAGGCAAGTTCCAGAATTAGCGCCTATCCTCCGTACGGAGGATCAACCGTATTTCACGGCCAGCAACCAACCGCCGCCGGCTCAGTTTCCCAATGTCGGCGCTCCCGTATATACACAGGCTAGCGGCCGACCACCAAAGACTTACTTGATCGAGACGATTCTGACGACTATTTTTTGTTGTTGGCCGTTAGGAATTGCTTCCATTATCTATGCGTCACGGGTAGAGAAGAAATTTTATGCAGGCGATTATTTGGGCGCAGAGCGCGATTCAGCAAATGCGAAGAAATGGATGTGGATTAACGTCGGTGCTTGTATCGTTTTATGGATATTGTATTTTCTGATCTTTGGTGTTGCCATGTTTGGTGCGCTCGTTGGTGGCGACAGCTATTCTGATTTTTAG
- a CDS encoding DUF2752 domain-containing protein: MRFPKAPLLLIILGTGVLIGLIYIYYQYNPAHYTWFPKCPFRALTGLQCPGCGSQRAIHALLHGHVGEAFRQNALVPMAIPYVMIGFYLRGVSTPSEKMLIWRKILFGEWAIKIFAVVVILQFTIRNLL, encoded by the coding sequence GTGCGATTTCCGAAAGCTCCACTACTTCTTATTATTTTGGGAACCGGGGTGTTGATTGGCTTGATTTACATCTACTATCAGTATAATCCGGCGCATTACACCTGGTTTCCAAAATGCCCTTTTCGCGCGTTAACGGGTCTGCAATGTCCAGGCTGCGGATCGCAACGTGCTATCCACGCCTTGTTACACGGCCATGTGGGCGAAGCCTTTCGGCAGAATGCACTGGTGCCGATGGCTATTCCCTACGTCATGATAGGTTTCTACCTGCGCGGCGTTTCTACACCTAGCGAAAAAATGCTCATTTGGCGCAAAATACTGTTTGGCGAGTGGGCGATCAAAATTTTCGCTGTCGTCGTAATACTACAATTTACAATTCGTAATCTTTTGTAA